In the genome of Veillonellales bacterium, the window GTGTTGGTATATGCTGTTCTTGCGTCCTTGTAAGTTGCAATTTCCCACCATTTACCGCATCCTGCAATAAATCCTCAAAAATAACAGTGCTCTTTTTAAAACCTGGCGTATTGACATTGGCAATATTATTACTGATTACTTTTTGTCTGAGTGAAGCTGCGCTAAGTGCTTGTTCTAACACAGAAACTTGTGATGATGCTAAAAGTGATCTTAGCACGACAAATCCTCCAATATTTTACGTAAAAATATTTTACGCATTTTTATCTTACCCATTTCTACATTCTTTTCCAAAATCCTTTAAAATAGTGGCTTAGCTTCAAAAAATGGGGCTGTCGTACTAAGAAATTAGTGCGACAGCCCCATGCAAAAGCGCCTTATTTTTTTAACTTATTAAGTTCCTCTAACAATCGATCATTCAGAACCTTTATATAGGTTCCTTTCATTCCCAAAGATTTCGACTCAATCACACCGGCACTTTCAAATTTCCGTAACGCATTGACTATGACGGAGCGGGTAATACCAACCCGATCCGCGATCTTACTGGCGACCAACAGCCCCTCATTGCCGTCCAGCTCGTTTAAAATGTGCATTACGGCTTCCAGTTCCGAATAGGATAAAGTTCCCAAGGCCACCTGTACCGTTGCTTTTTTCCGAGCTTCCTCCTCAATCTTCTCACTGCGATCCCGTAGAATCTCCATTCCTACAACTGTAGCGCCATATTCTGCCAACACTAAATCATCATCATTCATTTCATCATTAAATTTTCCGACAATCAAGGTGCCGATTCGTTCCCCTACGCCATGGATCGGCACAATACTAGTATATTTATCACTAAACATGCAGGCAACACCCTCGCTAAATGCGCACATCCCTCTTTTTAATCGCAAATTAGGCGAAGTTTCGGTCACTTTAAGCAGCCATTCAACATAATACTCGGGGAAATGCCCCAGCTGCAAAACACGCTCCCGCATCAAATTGCATTCAAAATCATCCTGTAAAGCATACCCCAGAACATCTCCCGTTTTACTTGCAATGTAAACATTAGCGCTGATAACGCTGCTTAATACCCGAGATATTTCATCGTATTCTACCTTTTCCGATTTCTGTAACAGTTTATTTATTTTTCGAGCGCGGTCCAACATTATCGACATGAATAATCCACCTTTCTCTAGGCTGTTCACCTATCATAATCTTTTAAAACAAACTTATAAAATAAACCGGCTCAAATCCTGATTTACCACTATATGAGCCAATTTTTCATTTACATAAGCACGATCAATAACAACCACTTTGTCCGATACATCCGGTGCATCAAACGCCAGATCTTCCAATAACTTTTCCATAATGGTATGCAACCGCCTGGCACCGATATTTTCGGTTTGCGCATTAACCTCACAAGCAATATTTGCTATTTCATCAATAGCATCTTCGGAAAATTTAATTTTTATTCCTTCTGTTTCCAGCAGCATAATATATTGCTTTATCAAGGCATTTGCCGGTTCCGTCAGTATTTGGCGAAAATCATCCTTCGATAAGCTGGTTAACTCCACCCTGATAGGGAAGCGTCCTTGCAATTCCGGTATCAGGTCGGATGGTTTGGAAATATGAAATGAACCGGCAGCAATAAACAAAACGTGATCGGTTTTCACCGGGCCATATTTGGTCATAACGGTTGATCCTTCAACAATCGGCAGTATATCACGCTGCACACCTTCCCGTGAAACGTCTGGCCCTGAAGAATGGCCGGGGCCGGAAATTTTATCAATTTCATCAAGAAAAATAATGCCGTAATTCTCCGCCAAATTGATAGCAACCGTATTCACTTCATCCATATCAATTAATTTTTGGGCTTCCTCCTGGATAAACAGTTTCCGAGCGTTAGCTACCGTAACCTTGCGCTTCTTCTGCTTCCGGGGCAAGAAATTGCCCAGCATATCCTGAATATTCATTCCCATCTCTTCAACGCCGGACCCGGCAAACATGCCCAGCATCGGATTGGAAGTGTCCTCTACAGTAATCTCAATTAAACTGTCTTCCAGCTCGCCATTATTCAGCTTTTTCTGCCACTCTTCCTGACTTTTATCCGGATTAGGTGAAGGCTCCGGTGCCTGAGCTTCTTGCTGCTTCTCAATACCGCTGCTGGCGGAAAATAACATTTCAAACGGATTCTTAGACGACTCTTTCTTTGTCGCTGGCCGAAAATATTCCAGTATTCTCTCATCCGCCAATTTACGTGCCTGATCATTCACCGCCAGCATTTTTTGCTGCTTGACGATGCGAATCGCAGTTTCAACCAAATCCCGTATCATCGATTCAACATCCCGTCCTACATAACCCACTTCAGTGAATTTTGTTGCTTCTACTTTAACAAAAGGAGCATTCACTAATTTGGCCAGCCGTCGGGCGATCTCAGTTTTTCCCACTCCGGTTGGACCGATCATGAGAATGTTCTTAGGGATTATTTCCTCTTTAAATTCGGCAGGCAGTTGTTTGCTGCGCCAGCGATTGCGCAAGGCTACGGCTACGGATTTCTTAGCCTGCTGTTGACCAACAATATATTTGTTCAATTCAGCCACAATCTGTTTAGGCGTCAGTTCGATCAACTTCATCCCCCCTAATCATAATTCCTCTACCATAATGTGATCGTTTGTGTAAATACAAATAGCTGAGGCAATTTCAATTGCTTCCCTGGCAATTTCAGCCGCCGATAAATCAGAATGCTTGATCATCGCCCGGGCGGCCGATAGCGCATAAGCTCCACCGGAACCGATGGCAGTTACCCCGTCATCAGGCTCAATCACTTCGCCATTACCGGATATAATTAACATATGCTCTGCATCAGCAACAATAAGTAATGCCTCTAATCGTCGTAATACCCGATCCATACGCCACTCTTTCGCCAGTTCAACAGCCGAACGCATCATATTGCCGTTAAATTCCTCAAGTTTGACTTCAAATTTACTAAAAAGGGTAAACGCATCGGCAACTGAGCCGGCAAATCCGGCTAAAACTTTCCCGTGATACAAACGGCGAACCTTTTTTGCGTTATGCTTCATCACCGTATTGCCTCCAAAAGTAACTTGACCATCGCCAGCAATCGCAACTTTATCTCGGTGATGAACCGCGACGATTGTTGTAGCATGAAACATAAAGGTCACCTCCTAAGCGCCTAGATTGGTATACTGACTGCAATCTCTTTTAAATGTCTCCTATTTCCCAAATTCATAAGCTAAGAATGAATCAGCAGCAACGTCACATTTGCAAAAAGCGCCTCACCAACATCTTGCGAAATTGCAAATACGACGAAACATTCAATATCTGCGTAAGTTCGTAAGGGTGTGCTGTGAAGCGTTCTGTTCAATCGATAGATATGGAGGAACTGCTGTATTGGCTGAGTCAATTTTTTCGGCCACACTTTAAAGCGAACTGTAACAAGATATGCTAATTTATACTAGCATAGCCAAGAAAATTATGCAAGAATATTGTCGAATTTTTCTTTAAATTTCCTCAAATTTGTCATTGAGCGCTCTGCGATAAGACTGTTCTTGACCTTTTTATCCTTAATCCGCTGCTCCAGCGGTATCATTAAACCGAAATTAATATTCATCGGCTGAAAGTGGGAAGGATCTGCCTCCGTAATATACCGGCTTAAAGCGCCGTGAGCTGTTTCAGCGGGAAACACAAGGGGCTCTTTCCCTTTAGCCAGGCATAGCGCATTAATTCCTGCCATCAGACCGGATGCGGCAGATTCCACATAGCCTTCCACTCCGGTAATCTGACCGGCAAAAAAGATATCCGGTCGGATTTTCATTTGCATAGTGGACTGCAAAATTCGCGGCGAATTAATAAAAGTATTGCGGTGCATCACGCCAAAACGAAGAAACTCCGCCTGCTCCAAGCCGGGAATCAAATGAAATACCCGTTCCTGCTCCGGCCATTTTAAATGAGTTTGAAAACCGACAAGATTAAACAGTGTCCCGGCAAAATTGTCCTGCCGCAATTGAATAACCGCATAAGGAATTTTCCCTGTGGACGGATTGATTAATCCCACCGGCTTTAGCGGTCCAAACCGCAATGTGTCTATTCCCCTTGCCGCCATTTCCTCTACCGGCATACAGCCTTCAAAGAAAACGGTCTTCTCAAAATTTTTAACCGGTGTTGTCTGCGCTTGAGTCAATTCATTCCAAAAATTTTCATATTCTACTTTATTCATCGGACAATTGAGATAATCTTCGTCCCCCTTGCCATAACGGGAAGCCCGAAATATTTTATTCATATCCAGGGATTCTCCTGTTACTATTGGCGCTGCGGCATCGTAAAAATACAAATAATCCTGTCCGGTCAGTTCTCCGATCGCTTGTGATAACGCCGGCGAAGTTAACGGCCCACTGGCAATAATCAAAAGCTCGCAGCGGGGAATGTCGGTAATTTCCTCATGAATTACATTCACCCGGGGATGAACGGTCAATGCATTCGTTATGTAAGCACTAAATGATTGGCGATCAACTGCCAACGCTCCTCCTGCCGGTACCCTGCTATTGTCTGCCGCCTTCATGATCAAGGAATCAAAGCGCCGCATTTCTTCTTTCAATAGCCCGACTGCATTTTCAACTGCAGTTGCCCGCAGGGAATTGCTGCAAACCAATTCGGCAAACTGATCCGTATGGTGGGCAGGCGGCATGACCTTAGGCCGCATTTCGTATAACTCAACGTCAATTCCTGCCTGAGCAATTTGCCAGGCGGCCTCGCTTCCGGCCAAACCGGCTCCAATCACAGTTACCTTAGCCACTTTTCTTCCTCCGATTCGCCGATTGCTTAGTTTTCGCTTTCTTTGTTCCTGCTTTTTTCGTTTCTTTCGAATTTGCTGTTACTTTACTTGTTTCCTTCGCCAAATCAGCCTGCCTAGTTGGACAAGCATCATTACTGCAAATCGTTACAAAGCGGCCATTTTTAAAATTATGACGAGTCATAAACGAACCGCAGGTTTGACAACTCTCCAGCAGCGGCACATCCCAGGTAACAAAATCGCATTCAGGATAATTTTTGCAGCCATAAAACACTTTACCGCGTTTTGTGCGCCGCTCGACAATCGCTCCGGCGCATTTGGGGCACTTCACTCCGGTATCTTTTAAAATAGGTTTCGTATTGCGACAATCGGGAAACCCGGGACAAGCCAGAAACTTTCCATAGCGTCCGTGCTTAACAACCATATACCGGCCGCATTTCTCGCAGGGAACGTCGGAAACTTCCACCGGGATTTCCGCGTCGCCGATTTCTTCTTCCGCATGAGCTAACGTGGCGGCAAAAGGTTCATAGAATTCTCTCAACAGTTGAATATGGGATCCCTGTCCTTCGGCAATTTCATCTAATTGATCCTCCATACCCGCCGTAAACTCAACATCGACAATAGCTTTAAAATATTGCTTTAACAGGTCAACGACAACAAATCCCAGTTCCGTCGGCTCAAACCTTTTTTCTGTTCGAATCACATACCCCCGGGCCAGAATGGTCTCAATAATTGGTGCATACGTGCTGGGACGTCCGATTCCCTTCTCTTCCAATGTCTTTACCAAAGATGCTTCACTAAATCGGGACGGCGGCTCGGTAAAATGCTGCTGGGAAACCAGCTTATACAGTCTCAGCTTCTGACCTGCCGTTAATTCCGGCAGTGTCGTTTCTTTTTCTTTTTCCTGACTCTCTTTGCTTTCCGTATAAACAGCCATAAATCCGTCAAATTTAATTTTTGATCCGTTAGCCCGCAACTTGTAGCATCCTGCCCCAATGTCTACGGTAACTGTATCATACACAGCAGCCGCCATTTGGCTGGCAATAAACCGCTCCCAAATGAGCGTATATAATCTCAACTGATCACGAGATAAATGAGCTGCGATCTTCTGTGGCACTGCGTCAAAACTGGTGGGGCGAATCGCTTCATGAGCATCCTGCGCTTTTTTCTTTACCGAATATACCGGCGGTTTATCCGGTAAATAGGAACCGCCGTAACCAAGTTCGATATATTTACGGGCATCTTCCTGGGCTGAATCCGCAATTCGGGTGGAATCGGTACGCATATAGGTAATTAATCCGACCGTTCCCGCTTTACCAATATCCAATCCCTCGTATAACTGCTGCGCGACCATCATTGTTTTCCTTGTTGTAAATCCCAGCTTACGGGATGCGTCCTGCTGCAAACTGCTGGTTGTAAAAGGCGCTGCCGGATTGCGGCGTCTTTCCCGACGTTTCACCGTCAAAACGGTAAACTCTGCTTGTTCAAGCTCGGATTTTATCTGTTCGGATTGTTTTTCGCTGACAATTGATATTTTCTCCCCATCCTGCAAAATCAGTTGAGCATCAAACAGGGCTGACCTGGGTTTTTCCCGCAGTTTTGCCGTCATAGTCCAATACTCTTCCGGAATAAAAGCCTGAATTTCTTTTTCCCGGTCACAGATAAGCCGTACGGCAACCGACTGTACTCGTCCGGCGCTAAGCCCTTTACGAACCTTGCGCCACAGCAGCGGGCTTAATTTATAACCGACAATCCGATCCAGGATCCGTCGAGCCTGCTGGGCGTCAACCCTGGCCATATTAATCGACCGGGGATGTTTCACAGCATTTTGAATAGCCGGTTTGGTAATTTCATTAAATTCTATGCGACAATTTTCTGTGGGAGGTATGTCTAAAATATAGGCCAAATGCCAGGCAATAGCCTCGCCCTCCCGATCCATATCAGACGCCAGATACACAACATCAACCGTCTTTGCCGCCGTTTTTAAACTTTTTATAATATCGCCTTTACCGCGTATATTAATATATTTAGGCGTAAAATCATTTTCAACATCCACGCCAAACTGACTTTTGGGTAAATCGCGCAAATGCCCCATAGAAGCCCGGACAATATAATTTTTCCCTAAAAATTTCTCAATTGTTTTTGCTTTTGCTGGAGACTCCACAACAACAAGCGCTTTACTCAACTGACTCCCTCCCCGGCAGCACGGACGTAGCACTGACCGCTGCATTCCGTCACCAGCCCACGCAATTCTAATTGCAATAATATATATGTAATCGTAGTTGGTAACCCATTTGTTTTAAGAATAATTTCTTCAATTCCCAAGGGAGTGTCGTAAGAAAGAACAGCGTAAACATTCTTTTCTTCATCCGTAAGAGACAATTCAGCCTTCTTATTGCGCCTATCCTCCGGCTGCAGATGATATTCTTCCAGAACATCATCTGCAGAATCAATAATTTTTGCGCCTTGCTTAATCAGCCGGTGAGTGCCCTTACTCTGCGAAGAAAAAATACTGCCGGGAACAGCAAATACATCCCGTCCCTCTTCCAATGCATAATCGGCAGTAATCAATGCCCCGCTCTTTTCCGCAGCCTCAACAACAATAACTCCCTGCGACATCCCGTTGATAATCCTGTTTCTGGCGGGAAAATGACCGGGATGAGCCATGGTTCCGGGGGCGTATTCAGAAATTACAGCACCTTTCTCGGCAATTTCAGCCAGCAAGCGACCATTTTCCGGCGGATAATTCACATCTACCCCACACCCCAGTACCGCAACAGTAGACCCTTTTGTCAGGGCGCCGGTATGAGCCGCAGTATCAATCCCGCGGGCGGCGCCACTGACGATGCAAAAACCAGCTTGAGCCAATTCAGCGCTCAGCATCCTAGCAGCATTTCTGCCATATGCTGAAGCCTGCCGCGCACCGACAATAGCGATTATATTTTTTACCTCAGGCAGCCTTCCCCGATAAAATAATACCATAGGGGGATTGTAAATATTGCGCAGGAGAAACGGATACTCCGCATCGTCAATCGAGCATATTTGTATACCCTGTTTTTCCCATTGCCGTACTGCTGTATGTATATTTATATTTTTCCGCTGTACCAACAATTTACTACAGGTATTCCGATCAAGACACCCCGACGACAGCAGATCTTTTTCATCAGCCTGCCAAACCTGTTGCGCACTGCCAAAAAAATCGAACAGCTGTCTCGTCCGCGTTGCCCCAATTCCCGGTATCATTTGCAAAGCCGCCAAATACAACTTGTTCATTTTCGTCTCTGCAACCTCCCTCTTTGCCCTTTATCAGCACGAGTTAACGGTAATTATAGCATATTTCAGCAATGTATACCATGGAAACCACCGTTTTCCTGTCTTATCCCGAAAAAAAATCAGAATAAATTCGGTCGGCAATCACTTCAGCGGCTGCCGGATGTCCTAACCCCAATGCCTGCTGCTTTAAAAAGATTAATCGCTCGGGGTGCTGTACCAGTAAATCGATTAGCAATGATTTGAGTTCCGACAGGGAATCGGCTCGGAGAGCCGCCTTTTGTTCTAATAAATATTGGGTATTGGCTTGCTCCTGTCCGGGAATGGGATGATAAATCAGCATCGGCAGCCCGCGGCTCAACGCTTCTGCCGACGACATGCCCCCTGGCTTGGATATCAGCACATCCGCTGCCGCCATAAATTCATGAACATTATCAACAAAGCCTTCTATTCGCAGATGATGCTGGGGCGCAAGCGGAATACGCCGCAGTTTCTCATACATTTTTGTATTGTTGCCCGTAACTGCAATTATTTGCAACGGAATATCCAAGGTATCGCACAAAGCGATGATCTCGTCGATTGGCAGCATACCGGCACCGCCGCCCATGATCAGGATTGTTTTAATATTGTGTGCGAATTGAAGTTTTTCTTCCATCTGCTGCCGGTCAAAGGGTTGGCCAAAAACCAAATCTACCGGAATTCCGGTAGTTTGGCTTTTGGCCGGCCCAATGCCATATTGCTGCAAATATTCCTGCATCTTTGATCTGGCAACAAAATAATAATCCAACTCCGGATATACCCACAAACGATGTACGACAAAATCAGTAATAATTGCGACAGAAGGAATATGAATCTCCTGTCTATGTAATAATCGTGCTACCAATCCGGCCGGAGTAGCATGGGTACAAACAATGACTGCCGGGTTACATGCCGAAATAAAGTGCTTCATCCGCCGAGCCAAAAAGTAGCTGATCACTTCCCGCCCGAAGAGAGCCAGTGAACCATCATTGCCCCATTGATACATTCGGCCGTAAATTTGGGGAAACACCGCCAGTAGCTTTAAATACATTTTCAAAATTGTATTCCCCAGCCATGGACTAAAAAAGTCAAAAACATTGACAATTTGGACGTCGGCCTGATATTTTAAACGAAAAACGCGAGAAACTGCTTGAGCAGCCCGAATGTGTCCTGAGCCAATGGGAGCGGTAATGAATAGTACCTTAAAAGGTCTGTCCATGACTTCCCCTCCTAATCATGCCAAAATCCGTCTCTGATTTTATAAAGTTTTACTTTCTGCGTGTCAACCGTCTGTTTTAATAAATTCATAGGCGTCAACCCTCGCGTAATAATCTCATCGCCGGCAATCTCTACTAAAGGAACTAAAACAAACCGTCTTGCCGCTAAGCGGGGATGCGGTAGAATTAATTCCGGTACATTTAACTCTACCGTCTCATAAACGAGAAGATCAATATCAATATTTCGCGGCCCCCATCTGGTTACGCGAACTCGTCCCATTCTCTTCTCAATCCCGAGACACACCGCCAGTAACTCTCGTGGAAGCAATTGAGTACGAATCCGGATAACCGCATTTAAAAATTCGGGCTGTTCCTTCACACCGACAGGCTCTGTTTCATACAAAGAAGAAACCGCATCAATCAAAATGTTCTTGTGTGCTGCCAGCAATTGAATAGCAGTTACAATATTGCTCTCACGCTCACCAACGTTTGAGCCCAATCCCAGCGCAATCAATTCTTACCCCTGCTCCGGTTAATTTCTACTTGTACATAATCAATCGGACCAGGAATCGGTACTGCCGGTTTTCGCAGCCGCACCGTAACAGCCGTCACTGCGTTCCAATTAGCGAGAAGCATGTTGGCGATACGGGTTCCTAAAGCTTCCAGCAATTGAAATCTGTGATTTTCAACAATTTCTTTAATCTGACCGTATACAATGCTATAGTCAATTGCTTGTTTAAGGTTATCGGTTTCTCCCGGAACGGCAGCATCGGTATGCAATTCTACATCAATATAAAACCGCTGCCCCTGTTCTCGTTCATATTCGTAAACCCCATGAAAACCATAAAACATCATATTTTTCAATAAAATTTTATCGCTCATCGAAACTCCCCTTTAGCATGCTATCTGTCATTTTAGCAATTCTGGCCATTTCCCGTACGTCATGTACCCGAATAATATTGGCACCTTTGGTTATGCCTAAGGCAACTGTAGCCCCGGTACCTTCCAGCCTGTCTTCCACCGGCAGGTTCAGCACCTCGCCGATAAACCGTTTGCGGGATGTGCCAAGCAACATAGGACAACCAATTGTCTTCAATTCCTCCAACTGCGACATCACTTGCAAATTCTGTGCAGAGGTTTTCCCAAAGCCTATTCCCGGATCAATAATGAAATTTTCAAACGGAATGCCGGCAGCCCGTCCAACTTCAATACTGCGATATAAAAAGGAACTTATCTGTGATAATATGTCCTTCGCATAATTTGTTCCTGTCTGATTGTGCATAATAATGACCGGCACCTGGTATTGGGCAGCGACTTCCGCCATTCGCGGATCACCCTGCAGCCCCCAAATATCGTTAATAATATGTACCCCCAGTTTTAAGGCAGCTTCAGCCACGCCTGCCTTATAAGTATCGACTGACACAGGCACCGAAGATACCGAAAGAATCTTTTCCAGCAAAGGCAGCAGCCGTTCTTTTT includes:
- the flgB gene encoding flagellar basal body rod protein FlgB, with translation MLRSLLASSQVSVLEQALSAASLRQKVISNNIANVNTPGFKKSTVIFEDLLQDAVNGGKLQLTRTQEQHIPTPGNDKILPLLSTDDSTAFRTDGNNVDIDVEMAGLAKNSIYYDAVAQQLGTYFTNLKSAIKGS
- the codY gene encoding GTP-sensing pleiotropic transcriptional regulator CodY, with the translated sequence MSIMLDRARKINKLLQKSEKVEYDEISRVLSSVISANVYIASKTGDVLGYALQDDFECNLMRERVLQLGHFPEYYVEWLLKVTETSPNLRLKRGMCAFSEGVACMFSDKYTSIVPIHGVGERIGTLIVGKFNDEMNDDDLVLAEYGATVVGMEILRDRSEKIEEEARKKATVQVALGTLSYSELEAVMHILNELDGNEGLLVASKIADRVGITRSVIVNALRKFESAGVIESKSLGMKGTYIKVLNDRLLEELNKLKK
- the hslU gene encoding ATP-dependent protease ATPase subunit HslU gives rise to the protein MKLIELTPKQIVAELNKYIVGQQQAKKSVAVALRNRWRSKQLPAEFKEEIIPKNILMIGPTGVGKTEIARRLAKLVNAPFVKVEATKFTEVGYVGRDVESMIRDLVETAIRIVKQQKMLAVNDQARKLADERILEYFRPATKKESSKNPFEMLFSASSGIEKQQEAQAPEPSPNPDKSQEEWQKKLNNGELEDSLIEITVEDTSNPMLGMFAGSGVEEMGMNIQDMLGNFLPRKQKKRKVTVANARKLFIQEEAQKLIDMDEVNTVAINLAENYGIIFLDEIDKISGPGHSSGPDVSREGVQRDILPIVEGSTVMTKYGPVKTDHVLFIAAGSFHISKPSDLIPELQGRFPIRVELTSLSKDDFRQILTEPANALIKQYIMLLETEGIKIKFSEDAIDEIANIACEVNAQTENIGARRLHTIMEKLLEDLAFDAPDVSDKVVVIDRAYVNEKLAHIVVNQDLSRFIL
- the hslV gene encoding ATP-dependent protease subunit HslV — encoded protein: MFHATTIVAVHHRDKVAIAGDGQVTFGGNTVMKHNAKKVRRLYHGKVLAGFAGSVADAFTLFSKFEVKLEEFNGNMMRSAVELAKEWRMDRVLRRLEALLIVADAEHMLIISGNGEVIEPDDGVTAIGSGGAYALSAARAMIKHSDLSAAEIAREAIEIASAICIYTNDHIMVEEL
- the trmFO gene encoding methylenetetrahydrofolate--tRNA-(uracil(54)-C(5))-methyltransferase (FADH(2)-oxidizing) TrmFO codes for the protein MAKVTVIGAGLAGSEAAWQIAQAGIDVELYEMRPKVMPPAHHTDQFAELVCSNSLRATAVENAVGLLKEEMRRFDSLIMKAADNSRVPAGGALAVDRQSFSAYITNALTVHPRVNVIHEEITDIPRCELLIIASGPLTSPALSQAIGELTGQDYLYFYDAAAPIVTGESLDMNKIFRASRYGKGDEDYLNCPMNKVEYENFWNELTQAQTTPVKNFEKTVFFEGCMPVEEMAARGIDTLRFGPLKPVGLINPSTGKIPYAVIQLRQDNFAGTLFNLVGFQTHLKWPEQERVFHLIPGLEQAEFLRFGVMHRNTFINSPRILQSTMQMKIRPDIFFAGQITGVEGYVESAASGLMAGINALCLAKGKEPLVFPAETAHGALSRYITEADPSHFQPMNINFGLMIPLEQRIKDKKVKNSLIAERSMTNLRKFKEKFDNILA
- the topA gene encoding type I DNA topoisomerase; amino-acid sequence: MSKALVVVESPAKAKTIEKFLGKNYIVRASMGHLRDLPKSQFGVDVENDFTPKYINIRGKGDIIKSLKTAAKTVDVVYLASDMDREGEAIAWHLAYILDIPPTENCRIEFNEITKPAIQNAVKHPRSINMARVDAQQARRILDRIVGYKLSPLLWRKVRKGLSAGRVQSVAVRLICDREKEIQAFIPEEYWTMTAKLREKPRSALFDAQLILQDGEKISIVSEKQSEQIKSELEQAEFTVLTVKRRERRRNPAAPFTTSSLQQDASRKLGFTTRKTMMVAQQLYEGLDIGKAGTVGLITYMRTDSTRIADSAQEDARKYIELGYGGSYLPDKPPVYSVKKKAQDAHEAIRPTSFDAVPQKIAAHLSRDQLRLYTLIWERFIASQMAAAVYDTVTVDIGAGCYKLRANGSKIKFDGFMAVYTESKESQEKEKETTLPELTAGQKLRLYKLVSQQHFTEPPSRFSEASLVKTLEEKGIGRPSTYAPIIETILARGYVIRTEKRFEPTELGFVVVDLLKQYFKAIVDVEFTAGMEDQLDEIAEGQGSHIQLLREFYEPFAATLAHAEEEIGDAEIPVEVSDVPCEKCGRYMVVKHGRYGKFLACPGFPDCRNTKPILKDTGVKCPKCAGAIVERRTKRGKVFYGCKNYPECDFVTWDVPLLESCQTCGSFMTRHNFKNGRFVTICSNDACPTRQADLAKETSKVTANSKETKKAGTKKAKTKQSANRRKKSG
- the dprA gene encoding DNA-processing protein DprA translates to MNKLYLAALQMIPGIGATRTRQLFDFFGSAQQVWQADEKDLLSSGCLDRNTCSKLLVQRKNINIHTAVRQWEKQGIQICSIDDAEYPFLLRNIYNPPMVLFYRGRLPEVKNIIAIVGARQASAYGRNAARMLSAELAQAGFCIVSGAARGIDTAAHTGALTKGSTVAVLGCGVDVNYPPENGRLLAEIAEKGAVISEYAPGTMAHPGHFPARNRIINGMSQGVIVVEAAEKSGALITADYALEEGRDVFAVPGSIFSSQSKGTHRLIKQGAKIIDSADDVLEEYHLQPEDRRNKKAELSLTDEEKNVYAVLSYDTPLGIEEIILKTNGLPTTITYILLQLELRGLVTECSGQCYVRAAGEGVS
- a CDS encoding glycosyltransferase, encoding MDRPFKVLFITAPIGSGHIRAAQAVSRVFRLKYQADVQIVNVFDFFSPWLGNTILKMYLKLLAVFPQIYGRMYQWGNDGSLALFGREVISYFLARRMKHFISACNPAVIVCTHATPAGLVARLLHRQEIHIPSVAIITDFVVHRLWVYPELDYYFVARSKMQEYLQQYGIGPAKSQTTGIPVDLVFGQPFDRQQMEEKLQFAHNIKTILIMGGGAGMLPIDEIIALCDTLDIPLQIIAVTGNNTKMYEKLRRIPLAPQHHLRIEGFVDNVHEFMAAADVLISKPGGMSSAEALSRGLPMLIYHPIPGQEQANTQYLLEQKAALRADSLSELKSLLIDLLVQHPERLIFLKQQALGLGHPAAAEVIADRIYSDFFSG
- the folK gene encoding 2-amino-4-hydroxy-6-hydroxymethyldihydropteridine diphosphokinase, with the protein product MIALGLGSNVGERESNIVTAIQLLAAHKNILIDAVSSLYETEPVGVKEQPEFLNAVIRIRTQLLPRELLAVCLGIEKRMGRVRVTRWGPRNIDIDLLVYETVELNVPELILPHPRLAARRFVLVPLVEIAGDEIITRGLTPMNLLKQTVDTQKVKLYKIRDGFWHD
- the folB gene encoding dihydroneopterin aldolase codes for the protein MSDKILLKNMMFYGFHGVYEYEREQGQRFYIDVELHTDAAVPGETDNLKQAIDYSIVYGQIKEIVENHRFQLLEALGTRIANMLLANWNAVTAVTVRLRKPAVPIPGPIDYVQVEINRSRGKN
- the folP gene encoding dihydropteroate synthase; amino-acid sequence: MSILPHRTLVMGILNLTPDSFSDGGEFNTTDRALQHVQAMIDAGADIIDVGAESTRPYHGAETVSEAKEKERLLPLLEKILSVSSVPVSVDTYKAGVAEAALKLGVHIINDIWGLQGDPRMAEVAAQYQVPVIIMHNQTGTNYAKDILSQISSFLYRSIEVGRAAGIPFENFIIDPGIGFGKTSAQNLQVMSQLEELKTIGCPMLLGTSRKRFIGEVLNLPVEDRLEGTGATVALGITKGANIIRVHDVREMARIAKMTDSMLKGSFDER